In Pirellula sp. SH-Sr6A, the DNA window ACCCAGCCGCCGTTTCGCACGTGGGGAAGCTCTGGCTTCTTCGGAGGAATGAATGCCCAGTGGCTCTGGTACTCGGCACCTTCGGAAATCCACTGACGAATCAGTTCCTTTTGCTTCTCGGTCAGCGACTTGTGGGACTCTGGCGGAGGCATGACCGAATCGGCATCGGTGGAGATGATCCGCTTCCATAGCTCGCTCTCCTCGGCCGACTGAGGGACGAGAGCCCCCCCTGCGATGGCTTGGTCGCGGACGTCCAGTCGCAAGTCCGCAGCGCGTTTGTTGGCATCCGGGCCGTGGCAGGCAAAGCAGTTCTCGGTGAGGATCGGTCGGATATCCCGATTGTATTGAACCATCCCCTCGGCGAGAGAGGCGACCGAGAGAAGGGGTATCCAGAGCAACCCAATCACCCAACTCGAGGCCTTAGATGAAACGAAGTGATGGAGCATAAGTCGTCATCGGTTGAACAAGATGAAGCCCAGCGCCCCTTCCAGGTTCGGTGAAAGGTTCGAAAGGGACGGAGCGAGGCGATCGGGGACAGGAAGGATAGGTGGGGACGGCTCGGCCGATAGGATTTCGATCGAAAACGCCAATCTCCATTCTACAACGAAAATGCCGAAAGCAAGCTAGAACTTCGGTGGGAAGGGGGGAACAGTCGGCCCAGAGCCTCGGGACAACTGCCCTGAGGACTCGGAATCGACTAGAATGATGGTTTTCCCCCCACACCACGCTGGTCCATGATCTCGATCGTCGTCCCCCTGCTGAACGAGCAAGACTCCCTCGTAGAACTGGTCGAGCGCATCGACGCCTCGATCCAAAGCCATCAACTGGGTTCCTATGAAATCCTATTCGTCGACGACGGTTCCACCGATCGATCTTGGGAGGTGATCCAGGAAATCGCCGCGAAAAAAACTTCCGTTCGCGCCATTCGGTTCCGTAGAAACTTTGGCAAAGCTGCCGCATTGAACGCCGGATTTCAGCGGGCGACAGGGGATTACGTCATCACCATGGATGCGGATTTGCAAGACGACCCAGCCGAGATTCCTCGCCTCTTGAAAAAACTCGAGGAAGGATTCGATGTGGTGAGCGGTTGGAAGCAAACGCGGTATGACCCGTGGCACAAGCGATATCCGTCCCTCGTATTCAATGGAATCCTGCGAGCGGCGACCAAGCTCCATTTGCATGATTTCAACTGCGGACTCAAAGCCTATCGCCGCGAAGTCCTCTCCGAAGTCCAAATGTATGGCGAGATGCACCGCTTTATCCCTGTTCTCGCCAATTCGCGCGGCTACCGCGTCGCGGAGCTTGCGGTGCAGCACCATCCTCGCGTGCATGGCGTCTCGAAATACGGCGTTTCGCGCATCCTTAAAGGTTTCTTGGATCTCTTCACGGTTGTGTTCCTCACTCGGTTTCGCTATCGACCGCAGCATGTTCTCGGGGGCATCGGGTTGTTCGCATGCGGGCTTTCCGTGGCAATTTTTGTCATGCTCTGTTCGCTTTGGGTTTTGACGCGCGCCTTCAGCGATTCGAGTCCATTTCATCTCACGCAGACTCCGCTCTTTTATCTCTCGATGATCTTGTTCATCGCGGGTTTGCAGTTTTTGAGCACTGGCCTGTTGGCCGAACTCGTCGTCGCCAATTCGGCGCATCGCAATCCTCCGTTTTCGATTCGGGATAGTATCGGCGAGTCGACTCCAACCAACTCGTGACCTAGGAGCCTGAACGATGTCGAATTCGACAACCAGCCCAGAATCTCCTGCCCCTCAAGTCACTACGTTTCGATCTCCGATTCGGGCCGGAGTCGCCGTTCTCTTGATCTTGATCGGATTGGGACAGATCAGCGGCAGGATCTTCTCGATCAACGCGGTGAACATGCTGAGCCTGGAGCAAGTCCTCCGGAACGATTTGCTCGACGAGTTGAAGTATCTCGCGGTCGTCGCTCGAGAGGAATCCAACGCTGAGGATCTCGCGATTTACGAGGAAACATTGCGACGCGAGTTTCGATTCGATCCAAAGGTGCTTGAGGGAGATGCCGCCGCCAAAGCTGCAAAGGCGTCCAAAGAGAAGGCCCCTCGCAAATGGCCCATTCAATCGAGACGCGATAACTGGGATTCCCGCCAAAAGACGATCACCA includes these proteins:
- a CDS encoding glycosyltransferase family 2 protein: MISIVVPLLNEQDSLVELVERIDASIQSHQLGSYEILFVDDGSTDRSWEVIQEIAAKKTSVRAIRFRRNFGKAAALNAGFQRATGDYVITMDADLQDDPAEIPRLLKKLEEGFDVVSGWKQTRYDPWHKRYPSLVFNGILRAATKLHLHDFNCGLKAYRREVLSEVQMYGEMHRFIPVLANSRGYRVAELAVQHHPRVHGVSKYGVSRILKGFLDLFTVVFLTRFRYRPQHVLGGIGLFACGLSVAIFVMLCSLWVLTRAFSDSSPFHLTQTPLFYLSMILFIAGLQFLSTGLLAELVVANSAHRNPPFSIRDSIGESTPTNS